CGCCAGCGCCATCGCGTACAGCCCGTGCCCGTGCGCCTTGCCCAGCAGCCGTACGACCTCGTCCTCCCCGGCCTCCACGATCTCCTCGACCGTGGTGATCCCGGCCCGCCGCAGATGGTCCCCGGTCGCCGGCCCCACCCCCGGCAGGATCCGCACGGACATCGGCCCCAGCAACGCCCGCTCGGTCCCGGGCTCGATCAGCACGAGCCCGTCCGGCTTGGCCTGCTCGGAGGCGATCTTCGCGAGCATCTTGGAGGCCGCGAGCCCCACGGAACCGGTGAGCCCGGTCACCGCCCGGATGTCCGCCCGCAACCGCGTTCCCACCAGTCGCGCGGACTCCTCGTCCCAGGCCGCCCCCTGGGCCTCCAGGTCCACGAACGCCTCGTCCAGGCTCAACGGCTCCACCAGCGGGGACAGGTCCCGCAGCAGCCCCATGACCTGGTCGCTGATCGCCCGGTAGAACGTGAAGCGCGGCGTGAGGTACGCGGCGTTCGGCGCGAGCCGACGCGCCTGCGCCATCGGCATCGCCGAGTGCACCCCGAAGACCCGTGCCTCGTAGGAGGCGGTCGCGACCACCCCGCGCGGCCCCAGCCCACCCACGACAACGGCTTTCCCGCGCAGACTCGGCTTGGACGCCTGCTCCGCCGAGGCGTAGAAGGCATCCATGTCGAGATGCAGGATGGTGGGCGCGGTTCTCACATCTCCGATGCTGCCCTACGCCACTGACAATGCCCCGCGTCCCTCGGACGCGGCGGCGCCTCCCTCAGACGGCCCGGTTGCGTCGCCGCGCGAGCTCGTCCGACGGATTGTGGCCGACCAGCGTCTCCCCCGTGTCCACCCGCTCCCCGTGCAGCTGGGAGAGAGCGCTTTCCACATCACGCCAAACGACCCCCACGGCGATCCCGAAGACCCCCTGGCCGCCCTGGAGCAGGGCGTGGACCTCATCCGGCGAGGTGCACTCGTAGACCGTCGCCCCGTCGCTCATCAGCGTCATCCGCTCCAGATCGCTGAAGCCCCGCTCCCGCAGGTGCTGGACGGCGGTG
This genomic stretch from Streptomyces deccanensis harbors:
- a CDS encoding DNA polymerase IV, yielding MRTAPTILHLDMDAFYASAEQASKPSLRGKAVVVGGLGPRGVVATASYEARVFGVHSAMPMAQARRLAPNAAYLTPRFTFYRAISDQVMGLLRDLSPLVEPLSLDEAFVDLEAQGAAWDEESARLVGTRLRADIRAVTGLTGSVGLAASKMLAKIASEQAKPDGLVLIEPGTERALLGPMSVRILPGVGPATGDHLRRAGITTVEEIVEAGEDEVVRLLGKAHGHGLYAMALARDDRAVVAERDTKSVSVEDTYDVDIHDRVRVRMEVQRLADRCVRRLRGAGLSGRTIVLKVRRYDFSTLTRSETLRGPTDDPAVVREAAGRLLEAVDTTGGVRLLGVGVSGLADYTQEDLFAQAAGEMELVEDDAGGAVEAPAVEERAGGERLWRAGHDVRHVEYGHGWVQGSGLGRVTVRFETPDDVEPGRVRTFRTDDPGLEPAEPLPLTRGRVRG
- a CDS encoding MerR family transcriptional regulator, whose amino-acid sequence is MQDSAEAASEPHENVGYRGPTACAAAGITYRQLDYWARTGLVEPSVRSAQGSGTQRLYSFRDVVVLKIVKRFLDTGVSLQNIRTAVQHLRERGFSDLERMTLMSDGATVYECTSPDEVHALLQGGQGVFGIAVGVVWRDVESALSQLHGERVDTGETLVGHNPSDELARRRNRAV